AAAAGACCGAAGCACGTGCCGCCACTTCCCGACATCCGGGTCAGAAGAACCCCCGGCAGGGACGCCACTTCATCGAGAACGTTTCCGACCTGCGGTTCCAACCGCCGGGCGGCATCGGCCAAGTCGTTGGTTCGTGTGGAGAGGAGTTCGGCTAAATGTGCCGCATCGCGGACCGGCCCTTCGAATCGGCCCTCCGACTTAAAGGCTCCTGTCCGTTCTTTAAACACTGCTGGTGTGGAAACAGGTTTCAAGGGATTGACCAAGACCAGCGCGGCCTCAGGCATCTTCGGCGCATCGGCGAAATCTTCGCCAATACCGCCGACAAATAAGGCCCGACCCTTAACGCACATAGGAACATCAGCGCCTAGTGTTAGGCCCAGTTTAGCTAAGTCGTTTTCGCTTAAACTAAGGCCCCAAAGTTTTGAGAGGGCAGATAATGTCGCTGCCGCGTCCGCTGAGCCACCGCCAATTCCTGATG
This region of Rhodospirillaceae bacterium genomic DNA includes:
- a CDS encoding 4-(cytidine 5'-diphospho)-2-C-methyl-D-erythritol kinase; this translates as MGADGSVTVAAPAKVNLYLHVTGRRDDGYHLLDTLVVFPGLGDVVTVGPSTEITLTTEGPFADQIPAGPDNLVLKAAYLLANHAGIIEGAKIILDKNLPVASGIGGGSADAAATLSALSKLWGLSLSENDLAKLGLTLGADVPMCVKGRALFVGGIGEDFADAPKMPEAALVLVNPLKPVSTPAVFKERTGAFKSEGRFEGPVRDAAHLAELLSTRTNDLADAARRLEPQVGNVLDEVASLPGVLLTRMSGSGGTCFGLFQGIDSAAQAAKTLGKAQPGWWVKAAPLEFNPGNPFAGT